In the genome of Nymphaea colorata isolate Beijing-Zhang1983 chromosome 9, ASM883128v2, whole genome shotgun sequence, one region contains:
- the LOC116260376 gene encoding pentatricopeptide repeat-containing protein At1g06710, mitochondrial-like isoform X1, whose protein sequence is MLNPACRGRMIRRCAKMVLYESMAISCKSSSWCPLKLQNIRFRTQVGNTHVVFSTLSNDDDLSGLDDPNFLSIDEGYYSSPEAEKGYAKGSVKTTMDDFSFLAETVPGSDGGLESAEGREVGPRKYSRDATLISDAISADGYDWKNESFLRRFREKLNVSLVIDVLRLVKKPEPCVKFFIWAGRQIGYRHSGLAYNALLDILMDAKRIKIPECFLLEFRDADDEILGKLLNILITKCCRNGMWNQALEELGRLKDFGYRPTKTTYIALIHVLLKAERLDLALAVYNEMTNSAFEVDRFTLGCFVRSLCKNGRWKDALGLIDKEEIVPDAVLYTKMIRGLCEASMMDEAVAFLHRMRASSCFPNSVTYGTIIIGFLKSRQLGRCKKIFNQMISEGCYPSPRVFNCFIHAVCKSGEYAYAYKMLKKMSGAGHHPGYVAYNILVSGICAKEDLPGAEDMQLAEAIYAEMLDAGYVLNKINVEHIARCLCGHGKPDRAYRIIGEMMCRGFMPETSTYNKVIELLCQSKKVEKALHLFEEMKKINIVPNVFTYTILIDNFCKVGLLQQARNWFNEMVSNGSPPNVVTYTALIHAYLKARQVFEANKLFEMMLAEGCTPNIVTYTALIDGHCKAGNVDKACQIYARMRGSGSIHDIEMYFEPGAADTDMKPNVVTYGALIDGLCKAHKVVEANDLLEAMSRDSCEPNHVVYDALIDGFCKLGKLDEAQSVFQLMGARGYSPNVFTYSSLMDRLFKDKRLDLALKVLSKMLENGCAPNVITYTEMIDGLCKIGKTDEAHKLLLMMEEKGCHPNVVTYTAIIDGYGKVGKVYVCLDLLEQMTKKGCAPNLVTYRVLINHCCAAGLLDEARNFLDEMKQIYWPEHSIGYGEVIQGFSKEFIASLGLLDEITRYSSVPILPAYGVLLDALCKGGRLEVALELHKEVLQSSPVRSSFYRKTYSSLIEALCLATKVEKGFELYSDMISRGCTPELTVLVHLIKGLCLMNKWSEALQLASSICSMEIIWLHNKGAFDQS, encoded by the exons ATGTTAAACCCTGCATGCCGGG GTAGGATGATCAGGAGATGCGCAAAGATGGTGTTGTATGAGTCGATGGCAATTTCCTGCAAATCCTCTTCTTGGTGCCCTCTTAAGCTGCAAAATATCCGTTTCAGAACCCAAGTGGGGAATACCCACGTCGTTTTCTCCACCCTTTCCAACGACGATGACCTCAGTGGATTGGATGACCCGAATTTTCTATCGATCGATGAGGGTTACTACTCGTCTCCGGAGGCAGAAAAGGGTTACGCAAAGGGTTCAGTGAAAACCACAATGGACGATTTCTCTTTTTTAGCTGAGACTGTGCCGGGTAGCGACGGTGGTTTGGAGTCGGCTGAGGGCCGGGAAGTTGGTCCACGTAAGTATTCAAGAGATGCTACATTGATTTCAGATGCAATTTCTGCTGATGGGTACGATTGGAAAAATGAGTCCTTTCTCAGAAGGTTCAGGGAAAAATTGAACGTTTCTTTGGTTATAGATGTGCTTAGACTTGTGAAGAAGCCGGAGCCTTGCGTAAAGTTCTTTATTTGGGCTGGGAGGCAAATCGGCTACCGTCATAGCGGCTTGGCATATAATGCGCTTTTAGATATTTTGATGGATGCTAAAAGAATTAAGATACCGGAGTGTTTCCTATTGGAATTTAGGGATGCGGATGATGAAATTCTTGGTAAGCTTCTTAATATATTGATTACGAAGTGTTGTCGAAATGGAATGTGGAACCAGGCTCTAGAAGAGCTTGGGAGGCTTAAGGACTTTGGTTACAGGCCCACAAAGACTACTTACATTGCGCTGATTCACGTCCTTCTCAAGGCAGAACGCTTGGATTTAGCTTTGGCTGTGTATAACGAGATGACAAATTCAGCTTTTGAAGTGGATCGTTTCACGCTTGGTTGCTTTGTGCGTTCGTTGTGCAAAAATGGTAGATGGAAGGACGCACTCGGATTAATTGATAAGGAAGAAATTGTACCTGATGCTGTTTTGTATACGAAAATGATTCGGGGGTTGTGTGAAGCTTCTATGATGGATGAAGCAGTAGCTTTCTTGCATCGCATGCGTGCAAGTTCCTGTTTTCCTAATTCAGTTACTTATGGGACGATTATAATCGGGTTTTTGAAATCTAGGCAGTTGGGTAGATGtaagaaaatttttaatcaaatgATATCTGAAGGTTGTTATCCGAGCCCTCGTGTTTTTAACTGCTTTATTCACGCAGTTTGCAAATCAGGCGAGTATGCATATGCTTACAAGATGCTAAAGAAAATGTCTGGTGCGGGTCACCACCCTGGATATGTGGCATACAATATCTTGGTCAGTGGAATATGTGCTAAAGAGGATCTTCCAGGTGCTGAAGATATGCAATTGGCTGAAGCTATATATGCCGAAATGCTTGATGCTGGATATGTACTGAATAAGATAAACGTGGAACACATAGCTCGGTGTCTTTGTGGTCATGGAAAGCCTGACAGGGCATACAGAATCATAGGGGAAATGATGTGCAGGGGTTTCATGCCAGAAACAAGTACCTACAACAAAGTGATTGAATTGCTCTGTCAGTCCAAGAAGGTTGAGAAAGCGTTGCATCTgtttgaagaaatgaagaaaatcaacattgttcctAATGTTTTTACTTATACAATCCTGATTGACAATTTTTGCAAGGTTGGACTTCTTCAACAGGCTAGGAACTGGTTCAATGAGATGGTAAGCAATGGTTCTCCTCCAAATGTTGTCACTTATACGGCACTGATACATGCTTATCTTAAAGCAAGACAGGTCTTTGAGGCAAACAAACTTTTTGAGATGATGCTGGCTGAAGGTTGCACTCCAAATATAGTCACATATACTGCTCTTATTGATGGACATTGCAAGGCTGGGAATGTTGACAAGGCTTGCCAGATATATGCTAGGATGCGAGGAAGTGGGAGCATTCATGATATTGAAATGTATTTTGAACCAGGTGCCGCTGACACAGATATGAAACCAAATGTAGTGACTTATGGTGCTTTAATTGATGGTTTGTGTAAAGCCCACAAGGTGGTTGAGGCTAACGACCTCTTGGAAGCCATGTCAAGGGATAGCTGTGAACCTAATCATGTTGTTTACGATGCACTCATTGATGGGTTCTGCAAGCTTGGGAAGTTGGATGAGGCACAAAGTGTTTTCCAACTGATGGGTGCACGTGGGTACAGTCCCAATGTGTTCACATACAGCTCCTTAATGGACAGATTATTCAAGGATAAAAGGCTTGATCTTGCATTAAAGGTCTTATCTAAGATGTTAGAGAATGGGTGTGCCCCTAATGTCATAACATACACTGAAATGATTGATGGTCTCTGCAAAATAGGAAAAACAGATGAAGCTCATAAACTTCTATTGATGATGGAGGAAAAGGGATGCCATCCAAATGTTGTGACTTATACGGCAATCATAGATGGATATGGAAAGGTTGGTAAGGTTTATGTTTGTCTTGATCTGTTGGAACAAATGACCAAGAAAGGTTGTGCTCCAAATCTGGTCACGTATAGGGTACTGATAAACCATTGCTGTGCTGCTGGACTTTTAGATGAAGCACGTAATTTTCTAGATGAGATGAAACAGATATACTGGCCAGAGCATTCAATCGGGTATGGTGAAGTAATTCAAGGGTTCAGTAAAGAATTTATAGCTTCCCTTGGCCTCTTAGATGAGATTACAAGATACAGCTCTGTACCAATTCTACCTGCTTATGGTGTTCTTCTTGATGCCCTCTGTAAAGGTGGTAGGTTGGAGGTGGCTCTTGAATTGCATAAGGAGGTACTGCAGTCCTCCCCTGTGCGTTCATCTTTTTATCGGAAAACATACTCCTCCTTAATTGAGGCCCTATGTTTGGCAACTAAAGTCGAGAAAGGTTTTGAGTTGTATAGCGATATGATAAGCCGAGGCTGCACTCCAGAATTGACAGTCTTAGTTCACCTCATTAAGGGGCTCTGCCTAATGAACAAGTGGAGTGAGGCACTTCAGCTGGCAAGCAGCATATGCAGCATG
- the LOC116260376 gene encoding pentatricopeptide repeat-containing protein At1g06710, mitochondrial-like isoform X2: MIRRCAKMVLYESMAISCKSSSWCPLKLQNIRFRTQVGNTHVVFSTLSNDDDLSGLDDPNFLSIDEGYYSSPEAEKGYAKGSVKTTMDDFSFLAETVPGSDGGLESAEGREVGPRKYSRDATLISDAISADGYDWKNESFLRRFREKLNVSLVIDVLRLVKKPEPCVKFFIWAGRQIGYRHSGLAYNALLDILMDAKRIKIPECFLLEFRDADDEILGKLLNILITKCCRNGMWNQALEELGRLKDFGYRPTKTTYIALIHVLLKAERLDLALAVYNEMTNSAFEVDRFTLGCFVRSLCKNGRWKDALGLIDKEEIVPDAVLYTKMIRGLCEASMMDEAVAFLHRMRASSCFPNSVTYGTIIIGFLKSRQLGRCKKIFNQMISEGCYPSPRVFNCFIHAVCKSGEYAYAYKMLKKMSGAGHHPGYVAYNILVSGICAKEDLPGAEDMQLAEAIYAEMLDAGYVLNKINVEHIARCLCGHGKPDRAYRIIGEMMCRGFMPETSTYNKVIELLCQSKKVEKALHLFEEMKKINIVPNVFTYTILIDNFCKVGLLQQARNWFNEMVSNGSPPNVVTYTALIHAYLKARQVFEANKLFEMMLAEGCTPNIVTYTALIDGHCKAGNVDKACQIYARMRGSGSIHDIEMYFEPGAADTDMKPNVVTYGALIDGLCKAHKVVEANDLLEAMSRDSCEPNHVVYDALIDGFCKLGKLDEAQSVFQLMGARGYSPNVFTYSSLMDRLFKDKRLDLALKVLSKMLENGCAPNVITYTEMIDGLCKIGKTDEAHKLLLMMEEKGCHPNVVTYTAIIDGYGKVGKVYVCLDLLEQMTKKGCAPNLVTYRVLINHCCAAGLLDEARNFLDEMKQIYWPEHSIGYGEVIQGFSKEFIASLGLLDEITRYSSVPILPAYGVLLDALCKGGRLEVALELHKEVLQSSPVRSSFYRKTYSSLIEALCLATKVEKGFELYSDMISRGCTPELTVLVHLIKGLCLMNKWSEALQLASSICSMEIIWLHNKGAFDQS; the protein is encoded by the coding sequence ATGATCAGGAGATGCGCAAAGATGGTGTTGTATGAGTCGATGGCAATTTCCTGCAAATCCTCTTCTTGGTGCCCTCTTAAGCTGCAAAATATCCGTTTCAGAACCCAAGTGGGGAATACCCACGTCGTTTTCTCCACCCTTTCCAACGACGATGACCTCAGTGGATTGGATGACCCGAATTTTCTATCGATCGATGAGGGTTACTACTCGTCTCCGGAGGCAGAAAAGGGTTACGCAAAGGGTTCAGTGAAAACCACAATGGACGATTTCTCTTTTTTAGCTGAGACTGTGCCGGGTAGCGACGGTGGTTTGGAGTCGGCTGAGGGCCGGGAAGTTGGTCCACGTAAGTATTCAAGAGATGCTACATTGATTTCAGATGCAATTTCTGCTGATGGGTACGATTGGAAAAATGAGTCCTTTCTCAGAAGGTTCAGGGAAAAATTGAACGTTTCTTTGGTTATAGATGTGCTTAGACTTGTGAAGAAGCCGGAGCCTTGCGTAAAGTTCTTTATTTGGGCTGGGAGGCAAATCGGCTACCGTCATAGCGGCTTGGCATATAATGCGCTTTTAGATATTTTGATGGATGCTAAAAGAATTAAGATACCGGAGTGTTTCCTATTGGAATTTAGGGATGCGGATGATGAAATTCTTGGTAAGCTTCTTAATATATTGATTACGAAGTGTTGTCGAAATGGAATGTGGAACCAGGCTCTAGAAGAGCTTGGGAGGCTTAAGGACTTTGGTTACAGGCCCACAAAGACTACTTACATTGCGCTGATTCACGTCCTTCTCAAGGCAGAACGCTTGGATTTAGCTTTGGCTGTGTATAACGAGATGACAAATTCAGCTTTTGAAGTGGATCGTTTCACGCTTGGTTGCTTTGTGCGTTCGTTGTGCAAAAATGGTAGATGGAAGGACGCACTCGGATTAATTGATAAGGAAGAAATTGTACCTGATGCTGTTTTGTATACGAAAATGATTCGGGGGTTGTGTGAAGCTTCTATGATGGATGAAGCAGTAGCTTTCTTGCATCGCATGCGTGCAAGTTCCTGTTTTCCTAATTCAGTTACTTATGGGACGATTATAATCGGGTTTTTGAAATCTAGGCAGTTGGGTAGATGtaagaaaatttttaatcaaatgATATCTGAAGGTTGTTATCCGAGCCCTCGTGTTTTTAACTGCTTTATTCACGCAGTTTGCAAATCAGGCGAGTATGCATATGCTTACAAGATGCTAAAGAAAATGTCTGGTGCGGGTCACCACCCTGGATATGTGGCATACAATATCTTGGTCAGTGGAATATGTGCTAAAGAGGATCTTCCAGGTGCTGAAGATATGCAATTGGCTGAAGCTATATATGCCGAAATGCTTGATGCTGGATATGTACTGAATAAGATAAACGTGGAACACATAGCTCGGTGTCTTTGTGGTCATGGAAAGCCTGACAGGGCATACAGAATCATAGGGGAAATGATGTGCAGGGGTTTCATGCCAGAAACAAGTACCTACAACAAAGTGATTGAATTGCTCTGTCAGTCCAAGAAGGTTGAGAAAGCGTTGCATCTgtttgaagaaatgaagaaaatcaacattgttcctAATGTTTTTACTTATACAATCCTGATTGACAATTTTTGCAAGGTTGGACTTCTTCAACAGGCTAGGAACTGGTTCAATGAGATGGTAAGCAATGGTTCTCCTCCAAATGTTGTCACTTATACGGCACTGATACATGCTTATCTTAAAGCAAGACAGGTCTTTGAGGCAAACAAACTTTTTGAGATGATGCTGGCTGAAGGTTGCACTCCAAATATAGTCACATATACTGCTCTTATTGATGGACATTGCAAGGCTGGGAATGTTGACAAGGCTTGCCAGATATATGCTAGGATGCGAGGAAGTGGGAGCATTCATGATATTGAAATGTATTTTGAACCAGGTGCCGCTGACACAGATATGAAACCAAATGTAGTGACTTATGGTGCTTTAATTGATGGTTTGTGTAAAGCCCACAAGGTGGTTGAGGCTAACGACCTCTTGGAAGCCATGTCAAGGGATAGCTGTGAACCTAATCATGTTGTTTACGATGCACTCATTGATGGGTTCTGCAAGCTTGGGAAGTTGGATGAGGCACAAAGTGTTTTCCAACTGATGGGTGCACGTGGGTACAGTCCCAATGTGTTCACATACAGCTCCTTAATGGACAGATTATTCAAGGATAAAAGGCTTGATCTTGCATTAAAGGTCTTATCTAAGATGTTAGAGAATGGGTGTGCCCCTAATGTCATAACATACACTGAAATGATTGATGGTCTCTGCAAAATAGGAAAAACAGATGAAGCTCATAAACTTCTATTGATGATGGAGGAAAAGGGATGCCATCCAAATGTTGTGACTTATACGGCAATCATAGATGGATATGGAAAGGTTGGTAAGGTTTATGTTTGTCTTGATCTGTTGGAACAAATGACCAAGAAAGGTTGTGCTCCAAATCTGGTCACGTATAGGGTACTGATAAACCATTGCTGTGCTGCTGGACTTTTAGATGAAGCACGTAATTTTCTAGATGAGATGAAACAGATATACTGGCCAGAGCATTCAATCGGGTATGGTGAAGTAATTCAAGGGTTCAGTAAAGAATTTATAGCTTCCCTTGGCCTCTTAGATGAGATTACAAGATACAGCTCTGTACCAATTCTACCTGCTTATGGTGTTCTTCTTGATGCCCTCTGTAAAGGTGGTAGGTTGGAGGTGGCTCTTGAATTGCATAAGGAGGTACTGCAGTCCTCCCCTGTGCGTTCATCTTTTTATCGGAAAACATACTCCTCCTTAATTGAGGCCCTATGTTTGGCAACTAAAGTCGAGAAAGGTTTTGAGTTGTATAGCGATATGATAAGCCGAGGCTGCACTCCAGAATTGACAGTCTTAGTTCACCTCATTAAGGGGCTCTGCCTAATGAACAAGTGGAGTGAGGCACTTCAGCTGGCAAGCAGCATATGCAGCATG